The Streptomyces sp. NBC_01275 genome has a segment encoding these proteins:
- a CDS encoding sugar kinase, with the protein MGARGPGPFTLGTTLRLGIAGAESNVAIGVSRLGGSATWIGRVGDDELGDLVLRELRAEGVTTVAVRDPAPTSLLLKEHRTTTHSRTRYYRTQTAGARLTADDIPEHVVAGAAILHITGITPALGEGPAAAVTRAVDIAAAAGVTVSLDINFRSLLWSEDEARRTLLPLLRRSDLVFAGPHEAALVVPGTEGPEELAKGICALGPAGAVIKLGAEGAYALLDGQSYRQPAVPVRVHDSVGAGDAFAAGYLAELLADEPPERRLHTAALLGAFAVSTAGDWEGLPRRSELGLLDHHDDIVR; encoded by the coding sequence ATGGGCGCCCGGGGCCCCGGCCCGTTCACGCTCGGCACGACCCTGCGCCTCGGGATCGCCGGCGCCGAGTCGAACGTCGCCATAGGCGTCAGCCGCCTCGGCGGATCCGCCACCTGGATCGGCCGGGTGGGCGACGACGAACTCGGCGACCTCGTCCTGCGAGAACTGCGGGCCGAAGGTGTCACCACCGTCGCCGTGCGCGACCCCGCCCCCACCTCCCTCCTGCTGAAGGAACATCGCACCACCACCCACAGCCGTACGCGCTACTACCGCACCCAAACAGCAGGGGCCCGGCTGACCGCCGACGACATCCCCGAGCACGTCGTCGCGGGGGCGGCGATCCTCCACATCACGGGCATCACCCCGGCGCTCGGAGAGGGACCGGCCGCGGCCGTGACCCGTGCCGTGGACATCGCCGCCGCCGCCGGGGTGACCGTCTCCCTGGACATCAACTTCCGATCCCTGCTGTGGAGCGAGGACGAAGCCCGGCGCACCCTGCTGCCCCTGCTGCGCAGGAGCGACCTGGTCTTCGCCGGACCGCACGAGGCCGCCCTGGTCGTGCCCGGCACCGAGGGGCCGGAGGAACTCGCCAAGGGCATCTGCGCCCTCGGACCCGCCGGCGCCGTGATCAAGCTCGGCGCCGAAGGGGCGTACGCACTCCTCGACGGACAGTCCTACCGGCAACCCGCGGTACCGGTCCGCGTCCACGACTCGGTGGGCGCGGGAGACGCCTTCGCCGCCGGGTACCTCGCCGAACTCCTCGCGGACGAGCCCCCGGAGCGGCGACTGCACACCGCCGCCCTGCTCGGCGCCTTCGCGGTGAGCACCGCCGGCGACTGGGAGGGCCTGCCCCGCCGCTCCGAACTGGGCCTGCTCGACCACCACGACGACATCGTCCGCTGA
- a CDS encoding lactonase family protein translates to MLSSPSTDAIPVLTGSYTPDSGGEGPGIASVHLDPGTGRLTYDDEVKPLPVSAASFLAAHPSLDVVYSTNEGESGTVSAVSRDGDGALSPLGDPVNSGGANPCHLTVHPDGGWLLTANYGSDTAPGTVAVHRLGPDGRLLEATDLVVHQGSGPVTGRQEGSHAHQVLLDPAGRFVLATDLGADAVFTYRLDTRTGILERVAVNPSSPGSGPRHLAFSPDGDLVFSADELSSTVTCHRYDAATGILTALSSVPATATPDVTNQPGGIVASSCGHFVWVTNRGADTVAAFRLTGTALEPVGEVPAGGSWPRGLTLAAGHLLVANQHSGTLAALRVGDGGTLTQPHPPVSSPSVVCALAL, encoded by the coding sequence ATGCTCTCAAGCCCCTCCACCGACGCGATCCCCGTCCTCACCGGCTCCTACACTCCGGACTCCGGCGGCGAAGGCCCCGGCATCGCCTCCGTGCACCTCGACCCCGGCACCGGCCGGCTGACGTACGACGACGAGGTGAAGCCGCTGCCCGTCAGCGCAGCTTCCTTCCTGGCGGCTCACCCGTCGCTCGACGTCGTCTACAGCACGAACGAGGGCGAGTCGGGCACCGTCAGCGCCGTCTCCCGCGACGGCGACGGCGCCCTGTCCCCGCTGGGCGACCCGGTGAACAGCGGCGGGGCGAACCCGTGCCACCTCACCGTCCACCCGGACGGCGGGTGGCTGCTGACCGCGAACTACGGCAGCGACACCGCACCGGGCACCGTGGCGGTGCACCGGCTCGGCCCGGACGGACGCCTGCTGGAGGCGACCGACCTGGTCGTCCACCAGGGGTCGGGACCGGTCACCGGGCGGCAGGAGGGCAGCCACGCCCATCAGGTCCTTCTGGACCCGGCAGGCCGTTTCGTCCTGGCCACCGACCTCGGGGCGGACGCGGTGTTCACCTACCGGCTCGACACCCGCACCGGAATCCTGGAGCGGGTCGCGGTGAACCCGTCGAGCCCGGGTTCCGGACCCCGCCACCTCGCCTTCTCCCCCGACGGTGACCTGGTGTTCAGCGCGGACGAGTTGTCCTCGACCGTCACCTGCCACCGCTACGACGCCGCCACGGGCATCCTGACGGCCCTCTCCTCCGTACCCGCCACGGCGACCCCGGACGTCACCAACCAGCCCGGCGGAATCGTCGCCTCATCCTGCGGACACTTCGTCTGGGTGACCAACCGCGGCGCGGACACGGTCGCCGCGTTCCGCCTCACCGGCACCGCCCTGGAACCGGTCGGCGAGGTCCCCGCAGGCGGTTCCTGGCCACGCGGTCTGACCCTGGCGGCCGGCCACCTCCTCGTCGCCAACCAGCACAGCGGCACCCTCGCCGCCCTGCGGGTCGGGGACGGCGGCACCCTCACCCAGCCCCACCCCCCGGTCTCATCCCCCTCGGTGGTCTGCGCACTGGCGCTCTGA